GTGGTAGTAACATGactaaaagagaaaagaaataaaCGACAGTGATAATACTGATTTAGATAGAACAAGAATTATGCTTCTGAAGGAAAAAGACTATTGTCATAAGTTGGCTTCACGGAGTAATAGTGTACTACACTAATACTAAACATTTCTCCAgtttaaattatatgaaaactATAATCAGCCAACTAATCCTACCAGCAAAACCATAAAGCTCAACATCATTATTACTTACACCTTCATCCTGAAACATCACATGGCAGATAGTTCTATAGACAAACATGGAATATAACTTCAACAGTCAATTTCAAGTTTTCGACTACACTTTCCCCGTATTATCCATTTACAATATACATTTCCTCAGGTAATTATTATCAATTTGCAAAGATGTCAATAGCACGCAAATTTTACAGAGCTACAAGACATGAAGGGAACTGACAAGAAACCCTTACTGCAGTGACTCGCGTCATTTCCATTCATCCTTGTCATATGGGATGTCAAGCATGAGAAGTCTagtttaataaatttataatctGCCAACTAATCATACCAGAAAACATGATGCACATAAAGCTCAATGTTAAAGAAGTATTACACCTTCAGCCTGAAACACCATAATAGCGGATAGTTCTATAGACAAACTGATATGAACTAATGAAACTCAGGACGATAAAAGAGGATTAACTCTCTGGACTTGGGGCTAGTATATTGTAACAATTATCTAATGAACTCGGTTAATTATCAAGGGGTGAAAGGTATATAAACAAGGAGAAAGGAGAAAGTTGGGGTTTCTTTTTATCattctttcaatttaaatatacatagtcttgttttcttctttttgattCTCCACAAACCAGCTTATCATAAACATGGAATAATATagtatatcaataatcaacggCCAATTTCATCTTATTACAAGAATTGAATGATCAGATCATCTCAAGAAAAAAACTGAATAATCAAAGCCTTGTCCAACCTCACTTTTCCCGTATTATTCATATACAATATTCATTTTCGCATATAAGTACCAAGTATTATCACACTGCGTAGCAATCAAGGCAGAAAATTTTGAGAGAGCTATCAGACATGAAAGGAACTGAACTGACAATAAATATGTTATAAGAGAGCAGGGATCAGAAATGTTCAATTGTAGTTAACGTccaccaaataaaataaaaagtgttatgATTTTTCTCCACACAATAAACTTTATCTCTGATAACGGATACTCGCTCTCCAACCCTCATTCTTGGAGATTTAGGAACCCATAAATCAGATTGAATCGAAATAacacttttattaagaaaatatgaaagaatATGAGAGAAAAGTAAACTCTTCTCAACGGTTTCCCTCCTTCTACAATAGAGTTTTGCTACTCTATTCACTAAAAGTTTATACTCAATGAATCTTCTCTATACTTGCATTctcctatttattatacatgcTACTCTCTGATAGGGGACATTGCTTGTGGAACAAGTCAACTTGGGCCAGAATCCAAAATGGCCTGCTGTTTGGAGGGTGTACTCACCCAGAAAGAAAATAGAGACAGATGGGGGAATGAAGTTAGTTATTTACATGGCACGGTGGCAGAGCCGTGAGACTTAAAAATCTAGATTCACTGCAATTGTAAAAGAAGACAGTTGCTTCAGACACCAAATCAACACTATTGAATTAAGCTCAGACGACTCATATTCAAAatggcattttaattttaaatcatATTTACTAAAGTCACTACATGAACATGAACAGTCTGATCTTGATCCAAAAGTACTGAACTATTGACTGTTGCAACCACACACAACTATAGGGAATCCAAATCCTAACTGAAGAACAGAAAGTATGTCTTAGAATTGCAAATGTTTATGTAGTTGCAGCAAGTTACCAAATAAAACAGCTCAACTTGATAATATTCACCAGTGGTGACCTTATAATTATTCTTTCTAAAGACTACAAAATTAAATACCAACTTAGCATACAATATGAACCGAGCATAAGATGGTTCTCTATTTACCAAAACCAAGCAACAATGACCAAAGTTCCAATGAACATAATTAAGCTTCAAGATACATCATTTACATGGCACATGTTTTACCCTAAATCATAATTCTAATTCAAATAAGattaattaacaacaaaaaataaaaaataaaaaaagtaaacgaAATAAACCACTTTATTCGAACAAAAAAGTATAAAGCATTACACCAACCATATACACTAAGAATTATATCCACAAAATACAGAAGTGAATTAAGTTTGAGAAGTGATTCGAAGTGATTTGGATTTAAACCTATATCTAGGAGCTCTAGGAATAACTTGACTAGGACCCATATGAAACTGACCAGGAGTATTAATAAGAGGAGGACCATCATCATATACATAACCAACAAGATGATTACAATTATTACACTTGATCTTAGTTCTCTTTCTTTGAATTCCCCAATAGTTGATTGTTTCGAAGAATGGACGGATCTTATCTTCTTTTTCGAATTTGAACTTGGTAGCGTCGATGGTGGAGAAGGAGATTGAGTTTTTGTTTCCGGCTTCGAAGTAGAAATCCGGTGGGTAAGTGTAGGAGGTGTTGAGGTTGAGGTTTGTGTTGCATTCTGAGCAGGTGTAGATTGAAGCCATTGTTGTTGCTGTAGAGTAGAGAGAGGGGGCGGAGGGGTTTTGTAATTGTAAGGGCTGAGAAAAGTCGAAAACGCGTCGC
Above is a genomic segment from Medicago truncatula cultivar Jemalong A17 chromosome 5, MtrunA17r5.0-ANR, whole genome shotgun sequence containing:
- the LOC11423817 gene encoding uncharacterized protein, which produces MASIYTCSECNTNLNLNTSYTYPPDFYFEAGNKNSISFSTIDATKFKFEKEDKIRPFFETINYWGIQRKRTKIKCNNCNHLVGYVYDDGPPLINTPGQFHMGPSQVIPRAPRYRFKSKSLRITSQT